TGGCGTGGAGGACCGCCGGAACCGCGGCGGCCTCATCGACGGTGAGAGAGGGGTGGAGCATGACCGGATACTGCGCCAGCGGCCATCCCCACACCACCGCGGCGACGGCCAGCGCGGCGGTGACCCGGACGGACAGGTAGTGCCGCCGCCAGAGCAGGACCAGGGAGAGCAGGCCCAGTACGGCTCCGGCGACGACGAGGGCCAGTGCCCGATGGGTGAGGCCGTCGAACAGCCGGGGGGCGTCCCAGCGGATCACGGAGATGCCGCCGAGCGCGACGGCGCCCACCACGAGACCCGTGGCCAGGGCACGGTGCCGGAACCTCCCGGCCAGCTCGGGTGACCCGGCCCGCACCGCGTCGTCGCACAGGTAGACCGCGGCGAGGTAGGCGCACACGGCCACCGCGAGGACCCCGCCGAGCAGCGAGGTCGGGTTGAGCCAGCTCCTCAGGAGGTCTCCGGCCGCCAGCCCCGGAGGGACCCGCCCCGAGGCGACCGCCCCGGCGACCGCGCCCAGGAAGAAGGGCGTCAGGACGGAGGAGGTGGCGAAGGCCGCGCCGAACAGGCGTTGCTGCCACAGTTCCGTGCTGGCCTTACGGAAGGCGAAGGCCGCGCCCCGGGCGATGATGCCGAGCGCCGCCAGCGTCAGCGGGATGTAGAGCGTGGACATCACCGCGGCGAACACCGGCGGGAAACCGGTCCACAGCACGACGATCACGAAGATCAGCCAGACGTGGTTGGCCTCCCACACCGGCCCGATGGAGTGTTCGATGAGGCGCCGCTGGGGCATGCCGGCACGGCTGCGCCCCGCCAGCAGATCCCAGATGCCGCCGCCGAAGTCGGCTCCGGCCAGCAGCGCGTACAGCGTCACGCCCACCCACATCACGACCAGCAGGACCTGCGCCGCGTCCATGGGATCACTCCGGTTCCTGGGGAGCGTACGCCGCCGCCCGGGGAGCGGGCTCCTGCTCCCGGGGAGCGCCCGCCATGCGCCGCAGGACGTAGACGGTGGCGACGGTCAGGAACACGTAGACCAGCGCGACGATGACGGCCCCGGCCCACAGGCCGGGCGCCGGATTGACCGCGTCCAGCGTGCGCAGCCTGCCGTACACCACCCATGGCTGCCGGCCGACCTCCGTCACGATCCAGCCGGTCTCCAGCGCGAGGACCGCGGCCACCCCGGAGAGGGCCGCGAACCTCAGAAACCACCGGGAGCGGGGCAGGTCGCGCCGGCGCCACCACGCGAACGCGTACCAGGCCGCCAGCAGGAACAGGAGGGAGCCCATCCCCACCATCGTGTCGAAGGCCAGATGGACGGGGGTGACCGGTGGACGGTCGGCCACCGGCACCCGGTCGAGCCCCTGGACCACGGTGCTCGGGCTATGGCCCACCAGCAGGGACAGGCCGCTCGGGATCTCGACCGCGTAGCGCAGCCGGCCGTCGGCCACGAATCCGCCCAGGCTGAGCGGCGCGTTCGGTCCGGTGCGGAAGAGCCCCTCCGCCGCGGCGAGCTTGGTCGGCTGGCGCTCCGCCAGGAACTTGGCCGCGTAGTCGCCCAGGAATATCTGGATCGGGGCGAAGACGGCCGCCATCGTGAAAGGGATCATGAATCCCAGACGGTGGTAGCGGTCCCGCCGCCCGCGCAGCATCGCCACGGCGTACACCGAGGCGGTGCCGAACCCGGCGACCATGAACGCCGCCACGATCATGTGCAGCGTCTGCGGCGGCGTGGCCGGGTTGAACATGGCC
Above is a genomic segment from Streptosporangium album containing:
- a CDS encoding cytochrome d ubiquinol oxidase subunit II, producing the protein MDAAQVLLVVMWVGVTLYALLAGADFGGGIWDLLAGRSRAGMPQRRLIEHSIGPVWEANHVWLIFVIVVLWTGFPPVFAAVMSTLYIPLTLAALGIIARGAAFAFRKASTELWQQRLFGAAFATSSVLTPFFLGAVAGAVASGRVPPGLAAGDLLRSWLNPTSLLGGVLAVAVCAYLAAVYLCDDAVRAGSPELAGRFRHRALATGLVVGAVALGGISVIRWDAPRLFDGLTHRALALVVAGAVLGLLSLVLLWRRHYLSVRVTAALAVAAVVWGWPLAQYPVMLHPSLTVDEAAAVPAVLHATLLVLAVGALLVLPSMAWLFVLQRRSLHDPGAHG
- a CDS encoding cytochrome ubiquinol oxidase subunit I; protein product: MTGLVALAGPAGAADLAAARMQMALSLGWHIVLACFGVGMPALLLSAEWRAIRTGDDALLRLARQWAKVAGVLFAVGAVSGTILSFEMGLLWPGLMGTYGQVIGLPFALEGIAFFVEAIFIGAYLYAWDRLPPRVHLLSGVPVLVAGVASAFFVVTANAWMNQPVGFVMENGRVTQVAPWRAMFNPATPPQTLHMIVAAFMVAGFGTASVYAVAMLRGRRDRYHRLGFMIPFTMAAVFAPIQIFLGDYAAKFLAERQPTKLAAAEGLFRTGPNAPLSLGGFVADGRLRYAVEIPSGLSLLVGHSPSTVVQGLDRVPVADRPPVTPVHLAFDTMVGMGSLLFLLAAWYAFAWWRRRDLPRSRWFLRFAALSGVAAVLALETGWIVTEVGRQPWVVYGRLRTLDAVNPAPGLWAGAVIVALVYVFLTVATVYVLRRMAGAPREQEPAPRAAAYAPQEPE